A stretch of DNA from Cryptomeria japonica chromosome 4, Sugi_1.0, whole genome shotgun sequence:
CTCGCTAAACGTCACGGGGATAACGGCGGCCCAACGCTGAAACGCGCTGGCGAAAACCGTTTGCATATCCGTCTGTGTTATCTCCGGCACTTCGTTGTTGGGGTCGAAGGCGTAGGTGAGATGCCGTCTGTTGACGGACCAGCGCGGAGTCCCTGGTAAATAGGTGTAATAACTCATGCCATAGCTGCCTATCTGGCTTCCGTTCAATTTCATGACGTCCTCGCGGCCGCACCGAGGCGTCATCAGCTGCGTCACCGTCTGTTGATCTATCTTTCCAGTCACCTTCAGCCCGAAGTTCTGCTGATACATTTTGACGGCCGACTCCGTCACCTCGTCAAATTCCTCCGTCGCGTTTTCTCCATCAGAAATCGAGAGATAGCCAAATTTTTGAAAGTATTGCTTCAAAATAGGCATCGCTTTCGAGGTGTCGCCTCTCTGCGCGTTTGTTAAATTCTTAAAGGACTCCCATGCGCTCTCTACAGACTTGTTGGAAAGCTTTCGAGAAAAAAGCTCTCTAGTGTTTATTCCTTCACATACAATCACACAAAAACTCGCAATGAAAAGCAGCTTCAAGAACTCCATATTCAAACTCTGACTCTTGAAAAGTTTGTTGGGAGGAGGTGGTCTGTAAAGGCTTAGGAGTTTAGATTTTATAGGGAGAGGGATTATTAGTTGTCTGTTTGATGGAGTTTCAACGGCTGAAAGAAAGGAAAACCACCATTTTTCAATTGCAATTATAATCCCTTGTTCACACCTACTAATTATATAGAATCTAGTAGTAAAATATCCAGCAAATTGCAATTATAATCCATTGTTCACACCTACTAATTATAGAATCTATGCGAGAACATCTCTTCCGTAGCAAAGGCGACAACCTGTCGTGTTTTCTTCTCGTTTGATTGCTGTACTTGCTCTAGTGTTTTCTTCTCGTTCAGATTCAACAATTATTATAACGTCCGTATATAGAATGGATTACAGTTGTAATTTGCTTCGTATTGTTTTCCTTTTCTACGCCATTATTTTTGTTTGTTGGAATTTCAACATCTTGGAAAAAAACATAATATTTTCCACGGTCTGCAGGAAATCTGAAGCAGAACATGGAAGGCAGTAACGTCAGTCAAATAGAAAGAAGACTTGATGACAAAAATGGTATCCGGCCCACTCGATATCTCCGTCCACCCAGCGAAAATTTCGAACCAGTTTTAATAAGGCCAGCAAATTGGGGACACTACTGTCAATTGCCATGGATGTTGATTGTTCAACAACTATTCAAAACGTAAGTTTTTGAGAGAATTCCGATTTTTTAGCCTTTTGCAGATTttcttatattatttattattttaataaaaatattcaatattTAAATTCAGGTTTGAAATGTACCTGTGAATAAAATTCAAAAGGCCCGGAATTTATTAtttctaattaaaaaataaatatctatATAAATGTATTGTCTACAATATCTCAACATGTTAGGCATTAATCTAGAAAGCTTAGAGTTGGAATATATATCATAGAGCCTAGAGAGTATGTACAATATTTTTAACACGAAATTTGTATAATTTTAAGCATTTCGTGAATAAAATCATGATAGTTATTAATAAGAATTTCTATATGAAATGCTGGATGACCTTTCATCAAGCGATTGCCTTTGTTATCAAAAAGTAATTTTAGAATAAAACTATTATGGGATAAATTTGGGATTCAAAATAATCTCTCAAATTATTAATGATTAGGAAAAAACTATATGATGTTCTATGGGGATTTCATTATGTAAATTGATCTATATTTTACGAGTACTAGTTTAGAAAATTTATTTTTCTAGaaaatgaatggtccacttaggtCTCATTACATctaagtgatgtttctcatagagGTGATGCATCGTATTTTCCTAGGAAGGTTTATCATTTAAAAGGTCTTTTGTTTTATTGATTCATCTCTTGTCACATGTGCATCTTACAAGCTATATTGAACAACGCCACTTCATATAATGTATGCAAAGACTCGATTCAAGATTGAAATTAATCATAtattacatatttatttatataaacaaTGGTGTGAAATTGAAATGCTTAGTGGGAGGGTGGCTTCATATTATATATTGTCTACCTACCACACATCACCATATACACAAGTTGGCGAATGTGACTATGAAAGCAATATGTATTTTAAACATTAATATTTTTATCATGAGATTAAAATTAAACTTATATTCATCCTCATATCTAGTTTTTATTTGACAATATTTAAAATAAAGATTAACTTTTATTAATACAAAAAATTATTAAGATCATCTAACAAATCATGAATTGTTGGaattagaaagttatattttatgatttatttatctAGATATCTATAATTAGTACACATCTCCAACTGTCATATATCTTGCACATGATTACTACATGAGAGTCCAGCAATGACTTTGACTATGCTTGATATTGCTTGCTTCGAGCATTGCTTAAACCATCTTCTTAGTCTCACTTTATGTATATATGGATACCTCTCAAGCAGAAAAACCTTTAAGAAACACTCTTGAAAAAGTTATAAGTTCTtggcaatttttttattattgtagaaataatatttaattttattggcaatttttttatttactttttataCAAAATATTAACAACGGTGAATTTTGTGAAATGTGCTAAAATTTGTAGAGAATATTGACAAATAATtatctttattttaaaatataaaaatattattatcattGAATTTTAATTGTcttcaaatatatataatattttttctagTGGATAATGCATGTAATAAAAACCAAATAATTAATTTCattgtaagaaaataaaataaatgtaccaataaattgtataaatataaaaaattataagttTAATAAGTTGGCAAATGTGTTGGTAAGTGTTTAAAATTTAGAACTTTTTTCGTGAAAATATCAAATGCTAAATGATAATAATTAATTTACTTGGTGAATTTTCATTTCCAATCTTGAGCACTTTGATTTCTCCTCAACCTTTATAATATGTATCCTTATGTTGTGGTGAATTAAAAACATAAgcaaattaaaacaaataaaggaatataaggataaaaataagaatatgtttatttaaattatatttaaaatggtATATGAAAATATTTATACAATAAAAAATCTCCTATTCTATGTTATGACCAATGTTATCTACTATTGCATTTTACTAAGAAAATTGTTCACCCATCGAAGGTAATGCACAAGTCAAAGGCTATCCACTTTCTTTAGAAAATAAACTCCATGGCTTACCTAATATCTATGTTGTATGAAAGTAGTATTGTAGCTCAGCCAGATAGAAATGGGTACTAGTCAAAAATAGCTCTAGTGGCTAAATATTTCTATATCACCTTAAAGGGGAATACCAAGTCCAACACCAAGATGTGAAACTAGAACTGCTTCTTCTAACCCACCTAAGAGTTCATTCTTCACCATTTTTATCATTAGATTCCATACCATAACTTGAGTTTCCTCTAAATCTAGTGGAAATACCACAAATCTAGAAGAAATATCAGTATTTACATGACAAT
This window harbors:
- the LOC131061929 gene encoding metalloendoproteinase 2-MMP, which gives rise to MEFLKLLFIASFCVIVCEGINTRELFSRKLSNKSVESAWESFKNLTNAQRGDTSKAMPILKQYFQKFGYLSISDGENATEEFDEVTESAVKMYQQNFGLKVTGKIDQQTVTQLMTPRCGREDVMKLNGSQIGSYGMSYYTYLPGTPRWSVNRRHLTYAFDPNNEVPEITQTDMQTVFASAFQRWAAVIPVTFSETDDFSSSDIKIGFFYGSHGDDNPFDGQLGVLAHSFPPEDGRLHFDGAESWTVNLQYNSDMSAIDLESVATHEIGHILGLGHSNIQEAIMYPSIPARTRKVDLQNDDVEGVQGLYGSNSN